One window of Calderihabitans maritimus genomic DNA carries:
- a CDS encoding IclR family transcriptional regulator, which yields MSDDRIVKTVDKALRLLKYFETNDCLGLTELARRSGYSKATTYRLLCTLEKHGFLKRTLDFNDTRYRLGLRLLELGNLVKERLELRRVALPQMVRLRDRVGDSVQLVVRDELDGIYIEVVESKNPVRLYIRPGRRAPLYAGASTRLLLAYLPEEEIDRILQICPPRAHTPNTITDVAVLKKVLAKVKERGFALSKGELAINSAELAVPLFDSEGQVVAALSLAGSDHNYHGTQLREFLTAIKDTARIISKALGYRGD from the coding sequence TTGAGCGATGATAGAATCGTTAAAACTGTGGATAAGGCTCTTCGGCTTTTGAAATATTTTGAAACCAATGATTGCCTGGGACTTACTGAACTTGCCAGGCGTTCGGGGTATTCCAAAGCTACTACATACCGACTCTTGTGTACTCTTGAGAAGCACGGATTTTTGAAACGCACTTTGGATTTTAACGATACTAGATACCGATTGGGTTTGCGGTTGCTCGAATTAGGCAATCTGGTTAAAGAACGCCTGGAGCTACGACGGGTGGCTCTTCCTCAGATGGTCCGCTTACGAGATAGGGTTGGCGATTCGGTTCAGTTGGTAGTGCGCGATGAACTGGATGGGATCTACATTGAGGTTGTTGAATCTAAAAATCCTGTCCGCCTTTATATCAGGCCTGGACGGCGTGCTCCTCTATACGCCGGGGCCTCGACCAGGCTGCTGTTAGCCTATCTGCCCGAGGAAGAGATAGACCGCATTCTCCAAATTTGTCCGCCCCGGGCGCATACTCCCAACACCATTACTGACGTGGCAGTTCTGAAAAAAGTCCTGGCAAAAGTTAAGGAAAGAGGGTTTGCGTTGAGTAAGGGAGAATTGGCCATAAATTCAGCAGAACTGGCCGTGCCGCTTTTTGACAGCGAGGGACAGGTGGTCGCTGCCTTAAGTTTGGCTGGGTCAGATCACAATTATCATGGCACCCAACTGAGGGAATTTTTGACTGCTATAAAGGACACCGCCCGGATCATTTCCAAGGCCCTGGGCTATAGGGGTGATTAA
- a CDS encoding ABC transporter substrate-binding protein has protein sequence MQFLKRHKLVNLFFVLMLTVALVAGCTTTTQPKETSEKQTEQGTTETQKSGEAAEQVSEIKIGAIYPLSGSAAATGEDLANGVKLAVEIINGSYPDLNLPLAKDAGLPNLGGAKIKLILADHQASPEKGASEAERLITQEKVVALVGSYHSSVTATASQTAERYGIPFVNGESTSPTLTKRGFKWFFRTTPDDQIFSENFFQFLDDLKEKGLISDPKLALLYENTLWGSEVGKFEKQFAAEYGYNVVEDINYPAKSTNLNSEVQKLKAAKPDILLQASYVSDAILSMKTYKELDFNVDAILAMDAGFIAPEFLKVLNEDGEYILSREVWALDLAKNKPMIKLVNDMFKERFGTNMDGNSARAFTAMLVLADAINRAGSVEPEAIQQALLETNIPAEQLIMPWKGIKFDPETHQNVLGSGIIVQIQNGEYVTVWPWNLASKDLIWPMPKWSDR, from the coding sequence ATGCAGTTTCTGAAGAGACACAAACTGGTTAACCTATTTTTTGTTTTGATGCTTACTGTTGCCCTTGTAGCCGGGTGTACAACAACTACCCAACCAAAAGAAACGAGCGAAAAGCAGACAGAGCAAGGGACAACCGAGACACAAAAGAGTGGGGAAGCCGCGGAGCAAGTAAGTGAAATTAAAATAGGTGCTATTTATCCCTTGTCCGGGTCAGCTGCGGCCACCGGTGAAGATTTGGCTAATGGTGTTAAACTGGCCGTAGAAATTATTAACGGTAGTTATCCAGATCTGAACCTGCCCTTGGCCAAGGACGCTGGTTTGCCCAACCTGGGTGGGGCCAAGATTAAATTGATTCTTGCGGATCATCAAGCTTCACCTGAGAAGGGTGCCAGTGAAGCGGAGAGATTGATTACCCAGGAAAAAGTCGTTGCTCTCGTTGGCAGTTACCACAGTTCTGTGACGGCCACGGCTAGCCAGACGGCCGAACGTTACGGCATTCCATTTGTAAACGGAGAATCTACCTCTCCTACCCTAACAAAAAGGGGATTTAAATGGTTTTTCCGCACTACCCCCGATGACCAGATATTCTCGGAAAACTTTTTCCAGTTCCTTGATGATTTAAAAGAAAAAGGCTTGATTAGCGATCCGAAATTAGCCCTGCTTTATGAAAATACCCTTTGGGGTAGTGAGGTGGGTAAGTTTGAAAAGCAATTTGCTGCTGAGTATGGCTATAATGTGGTAGAGGATATTAACTACCCGGCAAAAAGCACCAACCTTAACAGTGAGGTGCAGAAACTTAAAGCTGCCAAACCGGACATTCTACTGCAGGCCTCTTATGTTTCTGACGCCATCCTCTCCATGAAAACATATAAGGAACTTGACTTTAATGTGGATGCTATCCTGGCCATGGATGCCGGTTTTATTGCGCCCGAATTTCTTAAGGTTCTGAACGAAGACGGTGAATATATCCTAAGCCGAGAGGTATGGGCTCTGGACCTGGCGAAAAACAAGCCAATGATCAAGTTGGTTAATGACATGTTTAAGGAACGTTTCGGTACCAACATGGATGGCAACTCAGCCCGAGCCTTCACTGCAATGTTGGTACTGGCCGATGCCATCAATCGCGCTGGCTCAGTAGAGCCTGAGGCTATTCAGCAGGCCCTGCTTGAAACTAACATACCAGCGGAGCAGCTGATTATGCCATGGAAGGGTATAAAATTCGATCCCGAAACCCATCAAAATGTCCTTGGTTCTGGGATTATCGTTCAGATACAAAACGGCGAGTATGTAACTGTTTGGCCGTGGAATCTGGCTTCTAAAGACCTGATTTGGCCGATGCCCAAATGGTCGGATAGGTAA
- a CDS encoding branched-chain amino acid ABC transporter permease: MEGLTTEIVIQTLVSGLLWGCIYALIAIGLTIIFGVMDIVNFAHGEFLMVSMFIVYSLSLLGINPLISLPVAAIALFALGILSYKTLIRRVLDAPMLAQIFVTFGLMIFLRNLAHLIYSADYRSVAVSVFQGRVEVLGIYLSTPQVIAALVAAVMTAAVYWFITKTEMGWALMAVAENKNAASLMGINSERMYALAWGIGAACVGVAGALLANFYYIFPEVGALFGLLAYVVVALGGFGSIQGAFVAGIIIGVTEALAGLLIDPSVKYVIVFSVYVVVVVLRPKGLMGNV; this comes from the coding sequence GTGGAAGGATTGACAACTGAAATCGTGATACAGACTCTGGTTAGTGGGCTTTTGTGGGGCTGTATTTATGCCCTGATTGCCATTGGACTGACAATTATCTTTGGAGTTATGGATATTGTTAATTTTGCCCACGGGGAGTTTCTGATGGTAAGTATGTTTATCGTCTATTCCCTTAGTTTGCTAGGTATCAATCCTTTGATTTCACTGCCGGTGGCTGCTATAGCTTTATTTGCACTGGGGATTCTCTCTTACAAAACATTAATCCGCCGTGTGTTGGATGCGCCCATGTTGGCTCAGATTTTTGTAACTTTTGGTTTAATGATCTTTTTACGCAACCTTGCCCATCTTATTTACAGTGCAGATTATCGTTCCGTTGCAGTTTCTGTCTTTCAGGGGAGAGTTGAGGTTCTGGGTATTTACCTTAGCACGCCGCAGGTCATAGCTGCTTTAGTTGCTGCAGTGATGACGGCTGCTGTCTATTGGTTTATTACCAAAACGGAAATGGGATGGGCCTTAATGGCTGTGGCGGAAAATAAGAATGCTGCCTCCTTAATGGGAATCAACAGTGAGCGTATGTATGCTCTTGCCTGGGGCATAGGGGCCGCCTGTGTTGGCGTAGCTGGAGCCCTTTTGGCCAACTTTTATTATATTTTCCCAGAAGTAGGTGCGTTGTTCGGGTTGCTTGCCTACGTTGTGGTGGCTTTGGGGGGCTTCGGAAGCATCCAAGGGGCTTTTGTTGCCGGAATTATTATCGGGGTTACCGAGGCCCTTGCAGGATTGTTGATCGATCCATCGGTGAAGTACGTAATCGTTTTCTCGGTTTACGTAGTTGTGGTTGTACTTCGACCCAAAGGCTTGATGGGTAATGTGTAA
- a CDS encoding branched-chain amino acid ABC transporter permease — MKESKILSQENASLQTKIVSKGKTVQGVLLFFASLALVILPYVVQQPFYLHVFILIFLYAVMGGAWNILGGYTGQVSLGHAVYFGIGAYASTMLMMEWQISPWLGMLIGMILAVLVSLAIGYPTFRLKGHYFAIATLALGEIFMIIFSNWEWVGAAVGLYLPILPSVWINFQFTEKTPYYYIALGMLGLTLLVTRLVEKSRLGYYFRAIKNDQDAAKALGINTTYYKMVAMAISAALMAMAGTFYAQYVLYIDPNSVLAMSISIQACLVAVMGGVGTLWGPVIGAAILVPLSEFTRSYLGGSGSALDLVVYGVLIMLIAVFQPAGLMGLFGRNQARRKEA; from the coding sequence GTGAAAGAGTCCAAGATTTTATCACAGGAAAATGCTTCCCTGCAGACGAAGATTGTGAGTAAAGGTAAGACGGTTCAGGGAGTGCTGTTGTTTTTTGCCAGCCTAGCTTTAGTAATCCTACCTTACGTGGTTCAACAGCCTTTTTATTTACACGTGTTTATTCTGATATTTTTGTACGCTGTTATGGGTGGTGCCTGGAATATACTGGGGGGGTATACAGGACAGGTTTCCTTGGGCCATGCTGTTTATTTTGGTATAGGGGCTTATGCTTCTACAATGTTGATGATGGAGTGGCAGATTAGTCCTTGGCTTGGTATGCTGATTGGAATGATCTTGGCCGTTTTAGTTTCATTAGCCATCGGCTACCCAACCTTTCGTCTGAAGGGACACTATTTTGCTATTGCCACTCTTGCTCTTGGCGAGATTTTCATGATTATTTTTTCCAATTGGGAATGGGTTGGCGCTGCTGTTGGGCTTTACCTTCCTATCTTGCCATCGGTTTGGATTAACTTCCAATTTACAGAAAAGACTCCCTATTACTATATTGCCTTGGGAATGCTTGGCCTTACTTTACTCGTAACCCGACTGGTGGAGAAAAGCCGCCTTGGTTATTATTTTCGGGCCATCAAAAACGACCAGGATGCAGCGAAAGCATTGGGAATCAATACTACCTATTATAAGATGGTTGCCATGGCTATTAGTGCAGCCCTAATGGCGATGGCTGGTACTTTTTATGCGCAGTATGTTTTATATATTGACCCCAATAGCGTACTGGCAATGTCGATTTCCATCCAGGCCTGTCTGGTCGCTGTTATGGGTGGAGTAGGTACTCTATGGGGTCCTGTTATCGGTGCTGCCATTCTGGTGCCCTTATCCGAATTTACTCGCAGCTACCTGGGCGGAAGTGGTTCCGCGCTCGATCTGGTTGTCTACGGGGTCTTGATTATGCTGATTGCTGTTTTTCAACCTGCCGGCTTAATGGGATTATTTGGGCGCAATCAGGCCCGGAGAAAGGAGGCTTAA
- a CDS encoding ABC transporter ATP-binding protein: MALLEIQKLTKRFGGLVANREISMQIDEGEIVGLIGPNGAGKSTFFAMVAGFYQPDGGRIFFNGEDITGRSPEYICRKGITRTFQIVKPFEDMTVLENVMVGAFLRTASPTRARKEAEEVLEFTGLANKLDWEAKGLTIADKKRLELARALATKPKLLLLDEVMAGLTPTETLEAVELIRQIHKRGIALFIVEHVMEVVMPISHRVVVLDGGEKIAEGTPEEVAKDPRVIKSYLGEMDHVASG; the protein is encoded by the coding sequence TTGGCTCTGTTGGAGATTCAAAAGCTGACCAAACGGTTTGGTGGCCTTGTTGCCAACCGGGAAATTTCTATGCAAATCGATGAAGGGGAAATTGTGGGTTTGATTGGCCCTAACGGAGCGGGTAAAAGTACCTTTTTTGCCATGGTGGCCGGTTTTTACCAACCTGATGGAGGGAGGATATTTTTCAACGGTGAGGACATCACCGGGAGGTCCCCCGAATATATCTGTCGGAAGGGGATCACCCGCACCTTTCAAATAGTTAAACCTTTCGAAGATATGACTGTATTGGAAAATGTTATGGTTGGTGCTTTTTTGCGGACCGCGAGTCCCACTCGGGCAAGAAAAGAGGCTGAAGAGGTTTTAGAATTCACCGGGCTGGCCAACAAATTGGATTGGGAGGCCAAGGGGCTAACCATTGCCGATAAAAAACGTCTAGAACTGGCCCGTGCTTTGGCTACCAAACCCAAGCTGCTACTCTTAGACGAGGTCATGGCTGGTTTGACGCCTACCGAAACCCTTGAAGCTGTGGAATTGATCCGGCAGATTCATAAAAGGGGAATTGCCCTTTTTATTGTAGAACATGTAATGGAAGTGGTGATGCCCATTTCTCACCGGGTTGTGGTTTTGGATGGCGGTGAAAAAATCGCTGAGGGAACCCCAGAGGAAGTCGCTAAGGATCCCCGAGTGATTAAATCTTACTTAGGAGAGATGGACCATGTTGCTTCAGGTTAA
- a CDS encoding ABC transporter ATP-binding protein produces MLLQVKDLKSGYKGVPAIHDVSFEIKKGEIVVIVGGNGAGKSTILRTISGLIRPTGGEIVFDGRRIDQLPAHEVVAAGIAHVPEGRWIFGRMTVQQNLILGAYTQKSEEERLKTLEMIYRIFPRLKERREQVAGTMSGGEQQMLAIARGLMSRPKLLMLDEPSLGIMPKLVMEILEMIREINQRGTTILLVEQNVHAALKLADRAYVLQTGRIVAEGAGRELMEDERIRKAYLGM; encoded by the coding sequence ATGTTGCTTCAGGTTAAAGATCTCAAATCTGGTTACAAAGGAGTTCCTGCCATTCACGATGTTTCCTTTGAAATCAAAAAAGGGGAAATAGTCGTAATAGTAGGGGGGAATGGGGCCGGAAAATCAACGATTCTTCGGACGATTTCGGGGTTGATTAGGCCAACGGGAGGGGAAATAGTTTTCGACGGCAGGCGAATAGATCAACTACCGGCGCATGAGGTGGTAGCTGCAGGGATAGCCCATGTACCTGAAGGAAGATGGATCTTCGGGCGAATGACGGTACAACAGAACCTGATCCTTGGTGCCTACACCCAAAAATCGGAGGAGGAGCGGCTGAAAACCCTAGAGATGATTTATAGGATTTTTCCTCGGCTAAAAGAGCGCCGGGAACAGGTTGCCGGAACCATGAGCGGGGGCGAACAGCAAATGCTAGCGATTGCCCGGGGCCTTATGTCTAGACCTAAGCTGCTGATGCTTGATGAGCCGTCGCTCGGCATTATGCCCAAGCTGGTCATGGAGATATTGGAAATGATTAGGGAAATTAACCAAAGGGGGACGACTATTCTCCTGGTGGAGCAAAATGTTCATGCCGCCTTGAAATTGGCGGATAGGGCTTACGTCCTGCAGACGGGTAGAATCGTCGCTGAGGGGGCAGGAAGAGAACTCATGGAAGATGAGCGAATCCGAAAGGCCTACCTAGGGATGTAA
- a CDS encoding LamB/YcsF family protein: MTLKVDLNCDLGESFGSYVIGMDQEIIKLITSANIACGFHAGDPRVMLRTVNMARDYGVAVGAHPGILDLVGFGRRYLALTPEEAETDIIYQVGAMLGICRAAGVRLQHVKPHGALYNMVAKDYEVAVAVARGIAAVDKELIIFAQPGSAFARAGEELGLKVAYEVFADRVYNPDGTLVSRREAGAVIHDPEQASEQVLRMVLEGKVRTRNGEDIAVKADTICVHGDNPKALELVKTIRQRLLDAGVDIKPVGG; this comes from the coding sequence ATGACTCTTAAGGTGGATTTGAACTGTGATCTGGGTGAAAGTTTTGGATCATACGTCATTGGCATGGATCAGGAGATTATCAAACTTATTACCTCGGCTAATATTGCTTGCGGATTCCATGCGGGGGATCCCAGAGTCATGTTAAGGACCGTGAATATGGCCCGGGATTACGGTGTGGCGGTTGGTGCTCACCCCGGGATACTTGACCTTGTCGGTTTTGGGCGACGCTATTTGGCTCTTACCCCTGAAGAGGCAGAGACTGACATTATCTACCAGGTAGGAGCTATGCTTGGGATCTGCCGGGCGGCTGGTGTGCGATTGCAACATGTTAAGCCCCATGGTGCCTTGTATAATATGGTCGCTAAGGACTATGAAGTTGCCGTTGCTGTGGCCCGGGGGATAGCTGCTGTGGATAAAGAGCTGATCATTTTTGCCCAGCCGGGGTCTGCGTTTGCCCGGGCAGGGGAAGAATTGGGCCTGAAGGTTGCTTATGAGGTTTTTGCTGATCGGGTTTACAATCCTGACGGAACTTTGGTTTCGCGCCGTGAGGCTGGTGCAGTGATTCATGACCCGGAGCAGGCTTCAGAACAGGTGTTGAGGATGGTTCTGGAAGGAAAGGTCAGGACCAGGAATGGCGAAGACATTGCTGTTAAAGCCGATACTATTTGTGTCCACGGTGATAATCCCAAAGCGTTGGAGTTGGTTAAAACCATTCGTCAGAGGCTTCTTGATGCTGGCGTGGATATTAAACCGGTTGGCGGCTAG
- a CDS encoding putative hydro-lyase, giving the protein MNFADLKPSELRREIRAGCWRSPTAGLAPGYVQANLVVLPKRDAFDFLLFAQRNPQACPVIDVTDPGSPVPERVAPGADLRTDVPKYRIYRQGILEAEVTEITAYWREDLVAFLLGCSFTFESALMAAGIPVRHIEEGKNVPMFITNRQCVPAGIFRGPMVVSMRPIPVELVVRAVQVTSRFPGVHGAPVHLGNPQQIGITDLSKPHFGDAVSVRPDEIPVFWACGVTPQAVAMEAKPELMITHAPGHMFITDLKDEELSIF; this is encoded by the coding sequence ATGAACTTCGCAGATCTCAAGCCTAGTGAACTGCGAAGGGAGATTAGAGCCGGCTGCTGGCGAAGCCCCACGGCGGGCCTAGCCCCGGGTTACGTACAGGCTAATCTAGTGGTGTTACCCAAACGGGACGCTTTTGATTTTCTTTTATTTGCCCAACGCAACCCCCAAGCATGTCCCGTTATTGACGTGACAGATCCGGGTTCTCCGGTACCGGAGCGGGTTGCCCCCGGGGCGGACCTTCGAACCGACGTGCCGAAATACAGGATTTACCGGCAAGGTATCTTGGAAGCCGAAGTGACGGAAATTACGGCTTACTGGCGAGAAGACCTGGTGGCGTTTCTCTTGGGATGCAGTTTTACCTTTGAGAGCGCCTTGATGGCGGCTGGGATCCCGGTGCGGCATATTGAGGAAGGGAAAAATGTTCCCATGTTTATCACTAATCGGCAGTGTGTGCCTGCCGGAATATTTCGGGGTCCGATGGTAGTAAGTATGCGCCCCATCCCGGTGGAATTAGTTGTTCGTGCCGTGCAGGTGACTTCCCGCTTTCCGGGCGTACACGGGGCGCCAGTGCATCTAGGAAACCCGCAACAGATCGGTATTACGGATCTTTCCAAGCCACACTTTGGAGACGCTGTTTCTGTAAGACCAGACGAGATACCTGTATTCTGGGCATGTGGGGTTACCCCGCAGGCAGTGGCCATGGAAGCCAAGCCGGAATTAATGATCACCCATGCTCCTGGGCATATGTTTATCACCGATCTGAAAGACGAGGAATTATCAATCTTTTAG
- the pxpB gene encoding 5-oxoprolinase subunit PxpB encodes FGNSISEAINNKVRGMALTLNHRKLPGISEIVPTYRSLLVYYRPEEISYHDLLCRLKEAAEAPETAKPPPSTTWEIPTIYGGMYGPDLEEVAAYHGITPTEVVSLHSRPEYIVYMLGFTPGFLYLGGMDERIATPRLHTPRTAIPAGSVGIAGRQTGVYPIESPGGWRLIGRTPVKLFDPFRQPPVFIRAGDRIRFVPITEEVYHRLEEEYQNLEDNYQAYTPSPGNVPVFEVLKPGMLTTVQDLGRYGYQEFGVPVAGAMDQFALRAANLLVGNREEDACLEITLMGPTLRVLNDTVLAVTGADLGPTLDGHPIPLWQAVAARAGSILAFSGPRRGSRSYLAIAGGIDVPLVMGSRSTYLRGRLGGYQGRALRVGDILCRGPAGKTSLDLARRFVPSALIPPLAGDTIEVRVILGPQDDYFSAEGINTLLTAEYTVSNSSDRMGYRLTGPPIAHKGPTDIISDGVAPGSIQVPANGLPIVMMADRQTTGGYPKIATVITPDLDKLAQAQPGDRIRFRQVSVEKAHEILKGYEGRLSMLRNWLTGKSMRVLRLRVMDQVFDVMVEEI; translated from the coding sequence TTCGGCAATAGCATTAGTGAGGCCATCAACAATAAGGTGCGTGGGATGGCTTTGACTTTGAACCACAGGAAACTGCCAGGCATTAGCGAAATTGTGCCCACTTATCGGTCTCTGTTGGTCTATTACCGGCCAGAGGAAATTTCTTACCATGATCTCCTATGTCGGCTGAAAGAAGCGGCGGAGGCTCCGGAAACGGCAAAGCCTCCGCCGTCCACCACATGGGAAATACCCACCATATACGGGGGTATGTATGGGCCCGACTTGGAGGAGGTGGCCGCATACCACGGGATTACTCCTACGGAGGTGGTATCCCTTCACAGCCGGCCGGAATATATAGTATACATGTTGGGTTTTACACCGGGGTTCCTCTATCTGGGTGGAATGGATGAGCGAATTGCAACACCGCGTCTGCACACCCCCAGGACAGCCATTCCTGCGGGTTCAGTCGGTATAGCCGGCAGACAGACTGGTGTGTACCCCATAGAGAGCCCCGGCGGGTGGAGATTGATTGGTAGAACACCCGTTAAATTATTTGATCCCTTTCGTCAGCCCCCTGTATTTATACGAGCGGGTGACCGCATCAGATTCGTACCTATCACGGAGGAAGTGTACCATAGACTGGAGGAGGAGTATCAGAACCTGGAAGATAATTACCAGGCTTATACCCCTTCGCCGGGGAACGTTCCGGTGTTTGAAGTACTAAAACCAGGGATGCTAACTACCGTTCAGGACCTGGGTAGGTACGGCTATCAGGAATTTGGCGTTCCAGTTGCCGGTGCTATGGACCAATTTGCTCTTCGGGCAGCTAACCTCTTGGTAGGTAACAGGGAAGAAGATGCTTGCTTAGAGATTACCCTAATGGGCCCGACCCTGAGGGTACTGAACGACACCGTCTTGGCTGTCACTGGGGCTGACCTGGGACCTACTTTGGACGGGCACCCCATCCCGTTGTGGCAGGCGGTAGCCGCCCGGGCCGGAAGCATCTTGGCTTTTTCTGGCCCACGGAGGGGGAGTCGTTCGTACCTAGCAATAGCTGGCGGCATAGATGTTCCACTAGTAATGGGTAGCAGGTCCACGTACCTACGCGGCAGGCTTGGGGGATACCAAGGGAGGGCCCTTCGGGTTGGAGACATTCTCTGCCGGGGGCCCGCGGGGAAAACATCCCTTGATTTGGCCCGGCGGTTTGTCCCTTCAGCTCTGATACCACCACTGGCGGGAGACACTATAGAAGTGCGAGTAATCCTAGGCCCTCAGGACGATTACTTTTCTGCTGAGGGGATAAATACCCTATTGACAGCAGAGTATACAGTGAGCAACAGCTCTGACCGGATGGGATATCGGTTGACAGGCCCGCCCATTGCTCACAAGGGACCGACTGATATCATTTCCGATGGGGTGGCGCCTGGATCTATTCAGGTGCCGGCGAACGGACTTCCTATTGTAATGATGGCGGACCGGCAAACCACCGGGGGGTATCCGAAGATAGCTACGGTTATTACACCAGACCTTGACAAATTGGCTCAGGCCCAACCAGGTGATCGAATACGTTTTCGGCAGGTTTCAGTAGAGAAAGCCCACGAAATCCTGAAGGGATACGAAGGACGGCTTAGTATGCTGCGAAATTGGTTAACGGGTAAGAGTATGAGGGTCCTTCGTCTTCGTGTTATGGACCAGGTCTTTGATGTAATGGTAGAGGAAATTTGA
- a CDS encoding 4Fe-4S dicluster domain-containing protein produces the protein MAVRAHSKSLYMDVRSSWCKGCGICIAFCPKGVLAADRQGRALIARPELCIGCGICENLCPDFAISLEVKNSA, from the coding sequence ATGGCCGTTAGGGCTCATTCCAAATCTCTATATATGGATGTCCGCTCAAGTTGGTGTAAGGGTTGCGGAATTTGCATAGCCTTTTGCCCCAAAGGAGTACTGGCTGCTGACCGTCAGGGAAGGGCATTGATAGCCAGGCCCGAGTTATGTATTGGTTGCGGCATCTGTGAAAATTTGTGTCCCGACTTCGCTATCAGCCTTGAGGTGAAAAATAGTGCCTAA
- a CDS encoding 2-oxoacid:acceptor oxidoreductase subunit alpha yields the protein MPNLVRLARLMQGNEACAEGALAAGVRFFAGYPITPSTEIAEIMARKLPPLGGKFIQMEDEIASMAAVIGASLTGLKAMTATSGPGFSLKQENIGYAAMAEVPCVIINVQRSGPSTGIPTAPSQGDVMQSRWGTHGDHPVIVLAPASVSEAFDLTVTAVNMSEKYRVPVIVLMDEVVGHMRERVVLPSPEEISIVERKRPAVPPERYLPYQPDSDGVPAMADFGTGYRYHVTGLLHGEDGFPTTNSQVAEKVLNRLHEKIYNHTDEICMVEEYCLEDAEVVIVAYGSVARSAKRSIKEAREAGLAAGILRLATLWPFPEQKVREVASRAKTILVPELNMGQIKLEVERVVKNSAKVVGLSRVDGELITPLEILKCLKEVI from the coding sequence GTGCCTAATCTGGTGAGGCTAGCTCGCTTGATGCAGGGAAATGAAGCCTGTGCCGAAGGAGCTCTAGCTGCGGGAGTGCGGTTTTTTGCCGGCTATCCCATTACTCCTTCCACGGAGATTGCAGAAATCATGGCTAGAAAGCTTCCTCCTCTGGGTGGCAAGTTCATCCAAATGGAAGATGAGATTGCCAGCATGGCAGCGGTGATTGGCGCTTCTCTGACCGGATTAAAAGCTATGACTGCTACCAGTGGTCCGGGTTTTTCTTTAAAACAAGAAAATATCGGATATGCAGCTATGGCTGAGGTGCCGTGTGTAATTATTAACGTTCAACGGAGCGGTCCCAGTACAGGGATTCCTACAGCCCCGTCTCAAGGTGACGTCATGCAGTCTCGTTGGGGTACCCATGGAGACCATCCGGTGATTGTACTGGCTCCGGCGTCGGTGTCAGAGGCCTTTGACCTGACTGTTACAGCGGTAAATATGAGTGAGAAATACCGTGTGCCGGTGATTGTATTAATGGATGAAGTGGTAGGTCATATGCGGGAAAGAGTAGTTCTTCCTTCGCCGGAAGAGATCTCTATAGTAGAGAGAAAGAGACCAGCGGTACCGCCGGAGCGTTACCTTCCCTACCAGCCCGACAGCGATGGAGTACCAGCGATGGCGGATTTTGGAACTGGCTACCGGTATCACGTAACCGGGCTATTACATGGGGAGGACGGTTTCCCTACTACCAATTCTCAAGTGGCCGAAAAAGTTTTAAACCGCCTTCATGAAAAGATCTACAATCATACAGATGAGATATGTATGGTGGAAGAATATTGCCTGGAAGATGCAGAAGTTGTGATCGTTGCTTATGGTAGTGTAGCACGTTCTGCCAAACGATCAATAAAGGAAGCTAGGGAAGCAGGGCTGGCGGCAGGTATACTGAGGTTAGCCACCCTATGGCCTTTCCCCGAACAGAAAGTTCGGGAAGTGGCTTCTCGGGCCAAAACTATTCTGGTTCCCGAACTAAACATGGGCCAAATTAAATTGGAAGTTGAACGAGTGGTTAAAAATAGCGCTAAAGTAGTTGGACTTTCTCGAGTCGATGGTGAGTTGATAACGCCACTAGAGATATTGAAATGCCTAAAGGAGGTTATTTAA